From one Gossypium hirsutum isolate 1008001.06 chromosome D08, Gossypium_hirsutum_v2.1, whole genome shotgun sequence genomic stretch:
- the LOC107917531 gene encoding protein ROOT PRIMORDIUM DEFECTIVE 1, with protein sequence MLVFFSYTRNLLKPRSSSPLPFTSIMHMSQSTSIPKKQDRVRDHGFDNYMEAEKKTRKVLKFQSLILSQPSQTLPISRFDSLARRLGLGFKENEAAAYLLKFPHVFEIYEHPVLRILFCRLTQKAHLQIEQEKQALHAQLPDAVTRLRKLVMMSNTGRLRLEHVRIARKEFGLPDDFEYSVILKYPEFFRLFDARDARNKYIEIVERDPELAICAIEKVREREYREKGLDAEDVRFSFLVNFPPGFKIGKYYRIAVWKWQRVPYWSPYENVSGYDLRSLEALKRMEKRAVATIHELLSLTVEKKISLERIAHFRMAMNLPKKLKDFLLQHQGIFYVSTRGNYGKLHTVFLREAYRKGELIEPNDLYLARRKLGELVLLSSRKAKVDKELVSYRRDTEVDDIVCVRPDYMENDVKDFGVEYEIEHDGRREGYSLDSDFVSDDIDEAEDLDEKEDTV encoded by the coding sequence ATGCTGGTGTTCTTCTCTTACACTCGCAACCTCCTCAAACCCAGAAGCTCGTCGCCTCTCCCTTTCACCTCCATAATGCACATGTCCCAGTCCACCTCTATCCCTAAAAAACAGGACAGAGTACGCGACCACGGTTTCGACAACTACATGGAAGCGGAGAAAAAGACCCGGAAAGTCCTCAAATTCCAATCTCTCATTCTTTCCCAGCCAAGTCAAACCTTGCCCATCTCTCGTTTCGACTCTCTCGCTCGTCGCCTTGGTCTCGGCTTCAAAGAAAACGAAGCCGCTGCTTATCTCCTTAAATTCCCCCACGTTTTCGAAATCTACGAGCACCCTGTTCTCAGAATCCTCTTTTGCAGGCTAACCCAGAAGGCCCATCTCCAAATTGAGCAAGAAAAACAAGCACTCCATGCCCAGTTACCTGATGCCGTCACCCGGTTAAGGAAGTTGGTTATGATGTCGAACACGGGCCGTTTGAGACTGGAACACGTTCGGATTGCCAGGAAAGAATTTGGGTTGCCTGATGATTTTGAGTACTCGGTAATTCTCAAATACCCTGAATTTTTTAGATTGTTTGATGCTCGAGATGCAAGGAATAAGTACATTGAGATTGTTGAAAGAGATCCCGAGTTAGCTATTTGTGCCATAGAGAAAGTTAGAGAGAGAGAGTACAGAGAAAAAGGACTTGACGCTGAGGATGTTAGGTTCTCATTTCTTGTTAACTTTCCACCTGGATTTAAGATTGGTAAGTATTACAGGATTGCAGTTTGGAAGTGGCAACGGGTTCCGTATTGGTCGCCTTATGAGAACGTATCTGGTTATGACTTGAGGTCATTGGAAGCTCTGAAGAGGATGGAAAAGAGGGCAGTGGCAACTATTCATGAGTTGTTGTCATTGACTGTGGAGAAGAAGATTTCTTTGGAGAGGATTGCGCATTTTAGGATGGCGATGAATTTGCCTAAAAAGTTGAAGGATTTTCTGCTTCAGCATCAGGGAATATTTTATGTTTCAACTAGGGGGAATTATGGGAAGCTTCATACAGTGTTTCTTAGGGAAGCTTATAGGAAGGGGGAGTTAATTGAGCCAAATGATTTGTATTTGGCGAGAAGGAAGTTGGGCGAGTTAGTTTTGCTAAGCTCTAGGAAGGCAAAGGTGGATAAGGAACTGGTTAGCTATAGGAGGGATACGGAAGTTGATGACATCGTGTGTGTTAGACCAGACTATATGGAAAATGACGTGAAAGATTTTGGGGTTGAATATGAAATAGAGCACGATGGAAGAAGGGAAGGATATAGTTTAGATTCTGATTTTGTTTCTGATGACATAGATGAGGCTGAAGATTTGGATGAAAAGGAGGATACTGTTTAA